The following coding sequences lie in one Silene latifolia isolate original U9 population chromosome 5, ASM4854445v1, whole genome shotgun sequence genomic window:
- the LOC141657228 gene encoding putative glycosyltransferase STELLO2 gives MLVQDPSSYPPKSTKPQVRNSSNYPPNRFSESNGLDFTTWVSDNLYKIVTILVVIGTVAALFFLRNVGDSAAFICFESKTQQIEAIHYPKIDWNSITRITDKTTPYSSFRTDKWIIVSVSGYPTDSLKGLVKIKGWQVLAVGNSRTPNDWYLKGAIFLSLEMQSNLGFRVLDYLPFDSYVRKSVGYLFAIQHGGTKIFDADNRGDVIDGELGKHFDVELIGEKARQEIILQYSHENPNRTVVNPYIHFGQRSVWPRGLPLENVGEIGHEEFYTEVFGGKQFIQQGISNGLPDVDSVFYFTRKAGLEAYDVRFDEKAPKVALPQGMMVPVNSFNTLFHTSAFWGLMLPVSVSTMASDVLRGYWAQRLLWEIGGYVVVYPPTVHRHDKVEAYPFSEEKDLHVNVGRLIKFLVSWRSHKNKLFEKILELSYVMAEERFWTDKDVKFTAAWLQDLLAVGYQQPRLMSLEFDRLRPTIGHGDRKEFVPRKLPSIHLGVVETSSVNYEIGNLIHWRKTFGNVVLVMFCSGPVERTALEWRLLYGRIFKTVIILSSQKNVELVVDQGQLDYAYKQLPRIMSRYTSADGFLFLQDNTVLNYWNLLQADMTKLWITNKVSESWTPVSTNSDDWFVKQSKMVKKVVNTMPAHLQVNYKEAANKGHIIVCSSEVFFVPRRYVEDYVELVGLVGDLEIHHKIATPMFFLAMDTPQNFDPVLNTMLYKKEAPPANTTFYSAQLPAIHPWSVSSEEEFIKLIRVMAAGDPLLMELV, from the exons ATGTTGGTTCAAGATCCATCATCATACCCACCAAAATCAACCAAACCCCAGGTGAGAAATTCATCAAATTACCCTCCAAATCGTTTTTCTGAATCAAATGGTCTTGATTTCACAACATGGGTATCTGATAATCTGTACAAAATTGTCACAATTTTAGTAGTGATTGGTACAGTAGCTGCCCTTTTCTTTTTAAGAAATGTTGGTGATTCTGCTGCTTTTATTTGTTTTGAGTCCAAAACTCAGCAAATTGAGGCAATCCACTACCCAAAAATTGATTGGAATTCTATTACTCGCATTACCGATAAAACGACTCCGTATTCGAGTTTTAGGACTgataaatggataattgtgtcTGTTTCGGGTTATCCGACCGATTCTTTAAAGGGTTTGGTTAAGATCAAGGGTTGGCAGGTGCTTGCAGTAGGGAATTCTAGGACCCCTAATGATTGGTACCTCAAAGGTGCAATCTTTTTGTCATTAGAGATGCAATCTAATTTAGGTTTTCGGGTTTTGGATTATTTACCTTTTGATTCTTATGTTAGGAAAAGTGTTGGGTATTTGTTTGCTATTCAACATGGTGGTACTAAGATATTTGATGCTGATAATAGAGGTGATGTGATTGATGGGGAGTTGGGTAAGCATTTTGATGTGGAATTGATTGGGGAGAAGGCTAGGCAAGAGATTATATTGCAGTATAGTCATGAGAATCCGAATCGGACTGTTGTTAACCCGTATATTCATTTCGGACAGCGGTCTGTGTGGCCAAGGGGGTTGCCTTTAGAGAATGTGGGTGAGATTGGTCATGAGGAGTTTTATACTGAGGTGTTTGGTGGGAAACAGTTTATTCAGCAGGGGATCTCTAATGGTCTTCCTGATGTGGATTCGGTTTTTTATTTTACTAGGAAAGCCGGGTTGGAAGCGTATGATGTCAGATTTGATGAGAAGGCGCCTAAGGTTGCGCTGCCACAGGGTATGATGGTGCCTGTGAATTCTTTTAATACATTGTTTCATACTTCGGCTTTTTGGGGTTTGATGCTTCCTGTTTCTGTTAGTACGATGGCGTCTGATGTGTTGAGAGGTTATTGGGCACAGAGGCTGTTGTGGGAGATTGGAGGGTATGTGGTTGTTTATCCTCCTACAGTTCATAGACATGATAAAGTTGAGGCTTATCCTTTTTCGGAAGAGAAAGATCTTCATGTGAACGTGGGTCGTCTTATTAAGTTTTTGGTTTCATGGAGATCGCATAAGAATAAGCTGTTTGAAAAGATATTGGAACTGAGTTATGTTATGGCAGAGGAAAGATTTTGGACTGATAAGGATGTCAAGTTTACTGCAGCTTGGCTCCAGGACTTGCTTGCTGTTGGGTATCAGCAGCCTAGACTAATGTCCTTGGAATTTGATAGGCTTCGACCTACGATTGGTCATGGAGATCGAAAAGAGTTTGTTCCTCGAAAATTGCCATCTATTCATCTCGGGGTTGTAGAGACGAGTAGTGTCAACTATGAAATAGGGAACTTGATCCATTGGAGGAAGACCTTTGGAAATGTTGTACTGGTTATGTTTTGCAGTGGTCCTGTCGAGCGCACTGCCTTGGAATGGAGATTGCTTTACGGCCGGATCTTTAAAACAGTTATCATTCTGTCATCACAAAAGAACGTAGAGTTAGTCGTTGATCAAGGCCAGTTGGATTATGCATACAA GCAGCTTCCTAGGATAATGAGCAGATACACAAGTGCTGATGGATTTCTCTTTCTCCAAGATAATACCGTCCTTAATTACTGGAATCTTCTACAAGCTGACATGACTAAACTTTGGATCACTAACAAG GTCTCAGAGTCGTGGACGCCTGTGTCCACGAACAGTGACGATTGGTTTGTCAAACAATCAAAAATGGTTAAGAAAGTAGTGAACACAATGCCAGCTCACCTGCAAGTAAACTACAAGGAAGCCGCCAACAAGGGTCATATCATTGTTTGCAGCTCGGAGGTGTTTTTTGTGCCCAGAAGATATGTGGAGGACTATGTAGAGCTAGTGGGTTTAGTTGGTGATTTGGAAATACATCACAAAATTGCAACACCCATGTTCTTTCTAGCGATGGATACGCCTCAGAATTTTGACCCAGTTTTGAACACCATGTTGTATAAGAAAGAAGCACCACCTGCCAATACAACCTTCTATTCTGCTCAGCTGCCTGCAATTCACCCGTGGAGCGTGTCAAGTGAAGAAGAA